Sequence from the Leptospira johnsonii genome:
AAAGTTCTCTCTTCAGGAGGACGTTTCTATATCTGCGGAGGTCCGAAAGGAATGGAAAAAGGGGTGATCGAAGAGATCCAAAAGATCGACGGAAACTCCGGAACTTACGAAGAATATAAACATCATCTGGAAGGCGCCCACCAACTGTTCGTGGAAACCTACTGATCGATTTTCTAAATTTTTTCTAAGTAAAAGGCTCCCACGGGAGCCTTTTTTATTTGGAAAACGACTGGAAATCCAAAACCGGGAATTTAGTCTTTTGCCGTCAGGAAGGGAAAACTATGAGTGTAGTCCGAGATATCGATAAAGGCAAAGGCGAGATCATCCGAGTTGAAATTTCAGAATTTAAAGGAAATAAATATCTGAACCTAAGAGTTTGGTACACAGACAGCGAAGGTGAATACAAACCTACCCAAAAAGGTATCGCGATCCCGGTTGGATTATACTCCGAAGTAA
This genomic interval carries:
- a CDS encoding transcriptional coactivator p15/PC4 family protein; protein product: MSVVRDIDKGKGEIIRVEISEFKGNKYLNLRVWYTDSEGEYKPTQKGIAIPVGLYSEVKDAILAAESLLS